CTGATCGGGCTGGACCGGGACCCGAAGGCCCTGGATGCTGCCGGGCGGCGCCTGGCCCCGTATGCGGGCCGGGTCCGCCTGGTACGGGCCAACTTTAACGAACTGGCGCGGATCGTCAGGGAGCAGGTACTGGCCGGGGTGGACGGGGTGCTGTTCGACCTGGGCGTTTCCTCCCCGCAGGTGGACGAGCCGGAACGCGGCTTCAGTTACCGCGGGGACGCCCCGCTCGATATGCGGATGGATCCCTCGCTGCCCCGGACGGCGGCCGACCTGGTGAACGAACTGCCCGAGGCCGAACTGGCGCGCATCATCCGGGATTACGGCGAAGAGCGCTGGGCGGAACGCATCGCGCGGCGGATCGCAGCGGAGCGCGGCAAGGGTCGCATCGAGACCACGGGGCGGCTGGCCGCGGTTGTCAAGGAAGCGATCCCCGCCGCGGCGCGGCGTACCGGGCCGCACCCGGCGCGGCGCACTTTCCAGGCGCTGCGCATCGCCGTGAACGACGAACTTAGCGCCCTGAGCGCGGCCCTGGTGCAGGCGGTGCAGGTAGTCAATCCGGGAGGACGTATCGTGGTCTTGAGTTACCACTCCCTGGAGGACCGTATCGTCAAAGAATGTTTCCGTGACTTCGCGCGCACCTGTATCTGCCCGCCGGATTTGCCGGTCTGCATGTGCCACCGTAACCCCGTGCTGAAGATTGTCACCGGCCGGCCGCTGGTCCCGTCCGCAGGCGAGGTGGCGCAAAATCCACGTGCCAGGAGCGCCAAACTTCGAGTGGCGGAGAAATTGCCCGCTGTTCTAACGGGCAAAGAGGGTGAATAGGCTTGATAGTGGCGCAGGAAAAGCCAAATTATACCTATGCGGAACAGCCCGTCGCTGCCCCGCCGCCGCGGGAACGCCGCCGGCCCAACGAAGACCGGCGCTGGTGCGGGGCCGTGACGATCCTGCTGCTGGTCTCCCTCGTCCTGGGGGTCGGCGTCAGCTTTTACAGTACGCAGGTCGTGAAGGTGGGGTACAACCTCACGACATTGAAACAGGAAATCGCCCGCCTGGATGCCGAGAACCAGAACCTTGAAGCCGCGCTCGGGCGGCTGGATTCCCTGGAACGGGTAGAGACGGTTGCCACGACCAAGCTGGGAATGGTGGCCCCCTCGGAGCGCAACGTAATGTACGTGGCCCTTAACCCGCCGGTTGACGAGCCCCCGAAGGGGGAGAAGGCCGCCGAACAGGTGAAACCCGGCAATCCCGGTGCCCGCGTGGCGCTGAACACCACCGCCGGGGAGCGGGAACCGGATGGACTGTGGCAGGCCTTCCTGCGCGTCGTATGTCAGAGGGGTACGGCCGGGGCGGGCAACGGCTGAGCCCGGGGTGCGAGCCGGCTGAAAACCTTCTGGAAGACGCAAGTTTCACCGCCCTCCGGTTGGAGCCTGAACGGGCCGGCTGGCGCCTGGGGGCGGTTTTGCAATGATTTTGCCTTGCCGGGAGGGGAGCTGGTATGCCGGCGACCAATATCCTCATCCGTCGACGGACCACCTGGCTGCTCGGGGCCACCCTTGTCATACTGTTCCTGCTGACGTGCCGCCTGGCCTACGTGCAGTTCTTCCAGGGGGAGAAGCTGCGGAGCCAGGCGATTGATATTCGAATGCGGGATATCCCGGTGGAGGCGAAACGCGGGACGATTTTCGACCGCAACGGCCGTGAACTGGTGACCAGCGTTTCCGCCGACTCGATCTATGCCATCCCGGCCCAGGTCAAAGACCAGGACGGGACGGCGGCACGGCTGGCCCCGATTCTGAAGATGGACCGGGCCGACATCGCCAAGCTGCTGAAGACCCGCGCTTCCTCGGTCTACATCAAGCGGCGGGTGGATTTCCAGACGGCGGAAAGAGTAAAGCGGGAGCGGCTGCCGGGCATCGGCCTGGTGGAGGAGAGCAGGCGCGAGTACGGGAAGGAAAGCCTTGCCGCCCATATCCTGGGCTTTGTCGGTGTCGACAACCAGGGCCTCACCGGTATCGAGAAGACGTTCGACAGTGAACTCCGGGGGATCCCGGGGCGGATCGCCGTGGAACGGGACGCCGCCGGCCGGGAGCTGCCGCTTGCCGAACGCAAGTACTTCCCGCCGGTACAAGGCCATAATCTGGTCCTGACGATTGACGAGACCATCCAGTACTTTGTCGAGCGCGAACTGGATAAGATTGTCGATACCTTTCACCCGGCAAGCGCGGTTATAATTGTCATGGACCCGCAGACGGGCGAAATCCTGGGGATGGGCAACCGCCCGACCTACGATCCCAACCAGTGGCGGAATTACCCGCAGCAGGTCTGGGACCGCAACCCGGCCATCTGGTACAACTACGAGCCCGGTTCGACCTTTAAGATCATCACCCTGGCGTCGGCCCTGGAAGAGAAGGCCGTAAGCGAGAAGGACCGCTTCTACGACCCGGGCTACATCAAGGTGGCCGACCGGAACATTCACTGTTGGAAGGGCGGGGGACACGGAAGTCAGAGCCTGTCCGAGGTCGTGCAGAACTCCTGCAACCCCGGGTTCGTGACCATCGGCCTCAACATCGGGATCCCGAACTTCTATAAGTACCTCCGCGCCTTCGGTTTCGGCCAGTTCACCAATCTCGGCCTGCCGGGGGAAGCGAAGGGCATCCTGATCCCCGAGAAGAAGGCCACCAACCTGAACCTGGCGACGATGTCGATCGGGCAGTCGGTGGCCGTGACGCCGATCCAGCTGGTCACCGGCGTCTCGGCGGCGGTCAACGGCGGCCGGCTGATGCAACCGTACCTGGTGAAGTCGGTGACCGACAACCAGGGGCGGGTTATTAAGTCGTTCAAGCCCCGCGAGGTCCGCCGGGTGGTCTCCGACCAGACCTCGCGCCAGCTGCGCGAGTACCTGGAGAACGTGGTGCTCAAGGGGACGGGGGTCAACGCCTACATCGAGGGTTACCGGGTCGGCGGCAAGACCGGTACGGCACAGGTCGTGGGCCCCTCGGGCGGCTATGTCCGCGGGCGTTACGTTTCGTCCTTTGTCGGGTTCGCCCCGGCCGACGACCCGCGGCTCGTGACCCTGGTAATGGTCAGCGAGCCCCAGGGCGGCGTCTATTTCGGAAGTCAGGTGGCGGCACCGTATTTCCGCTCCGTAATGCAGGACGCCCTGCGCTACCTGGGCGTCCCGGAGCAGAAGGGCCTGCCGAAGCCGGAACGGGTCTGGCCCTACGTTGAGCCGCGCGAACTCGCGGAGGTCACGGTGCCGCAGGTCGTGAACCTGCCGGTCGACGAGGCGGTGAAGGACCTGCGCGCGGAGGGCTTGAACTTCCTGCTGCGCGGGCAGGGAGACGTCGTCTACGGACAGGTGCCGCAGGCCGGCGCACGGGTCACCGAGGGGACGACGGTCGTCCTTGATCTCAAGCCCGCCCCGACCGGCAAGGCCAAGGGGGACGTTACCATGCCGGACCTCTCCGGCATGACCATCAAGCAGGCGGGCACGCTGCTGGAGAGCCTGGAACTGCGCATGGAGCCGGTGGGCAGCGGGATCGCCTGGCGACAGTCCGTTCCGCCGGGCAAAAAGGTGGAGCGCGGCACGGCGGTGCGGGTGGAATTCCGGCCGCCGGCGTCAGAAAACGGCCCGTGAGTGGCATATACTACATGCCAATAATGGTTTAATTTGTTTGTCGAGTTTCCTGTCGATACTGATTTCCGTGGGAGGCGTTGGCCTTTGCGCCTTGCCGAATTGATTTCGGTTCTCGGAGTGCTTGAGGCCGGAGGCGACCTGAATATTGAAGCGACGGGCCTGGCCTGCGACTCGCGGCAGGTTGCCCCGGGCCACGTTTTTGTGGCCGTTCCGGGCCACGCCACGGACGGGCATCTCTTTATTCCTCAGGCGTTGGAGCGGGGGGCGGCCGCCCTTGTGGTGGAACGCGTGGAGCCGGAATGGGCGGCGAAAGCGGCGTGGGCGAGGGTCCCGGACGCCCGGCGCGCCCTGGCCGCCGCCGCGGCCTTCTTTTACGGTTACCCTGCGCGGAGCCTTCGCCTGACCGGGGTTACCGGGACCAACGGCAAGACCACCACCACCCACCTGACCCGCGCCGTCTACCGGCAGGCCGGGCTGGCCACGGGCCTGATCGGCACCATCCATACACTGGTCGGGGACACAGTCCTGCCGGCCGAAAGGACCACCCCGGAGTCGTTGGACCTCCAGCGGCTCTGGCGCCGGATGGTTGACTCCGGCGTGACACACGTCGTGATGGAGGTCTCCTCCCACGCCCTGCGGCTGGGCCGCGTCGCACCCGCGGATTTCACGGCCGCCGTCTTTACCAACCTTACGCAGGACCACCTCGACTTTCACCGCGACATGGAAGACTACTTTGCCGCCAAGGCTTTGCTTTTCACCGGGCTCCCGCCGGGGGGGCTGGCGGTCATCAACGCCGACGACCCCTGGGGGCGGCGCCTGGCGGAAATGTGCGGGGAACGGGCGGTCACGTACGGCGTTGAGGGCGGCACGGTACGGGCCGGGGGGGTCGCGGTCGAGGCGCGGGGGGCTTCATTCAGGGTGGCGAGCCCCTGGGGTGGGTTCCCCCTGCGGTTAAAGCTCACCGGCCTGTTCAACGTCTATAATGCCCTGGCCGCGGCAGCGGCGGGCCTGGCCCAGGGGATAGAGGCGGACGCGGTGCGCGCGGGCCTGGAGGCCGTCTCCGGGGTGGCCGGGCGTTTCGAACGGGTGGATGGCGGGCAGGACTTTACGGTTATCGTCGATTACGCCCATACGCCCGACGGGCTGGAGAACGTCTTGCGGGCCGCGCGCCGGGTGACGGAGGGCCGGGTGATCTCCGTTTTCGGGTGCGGCGGCGACCGGGACCAGGGAAAGCGGCCCTTGATGGGCCGGATCAGCGGCGAACTGGCGGACTTCACGATCGTTACCTCGGACAACCCGCGGACCGAGGACCCCCTGGCGATTATCGCCGCCATTGAGGCCGGAACACGGGCCGTTACCGCGCGCTACAGCATCGTCCCGGACCGGCGGGAGGCCATCCGGGCCGCCCTGGAAATGGCGCGGTCCGGGGATATCGTCCTGATTGCCGGCAAGGGCCACGAGGATTACCAGATCATCGGCATGACGAAATGCCCCTTCGACGACCGCCTGGTGGTGCGCGAGGCCCTGGCCGAGATGGGGTATGTGGAAAACAATGCGTAGCTGCACGCTGGGCGAGATTGCGGCCGCCGTGGGCGGCGTTCTGAAACAGGGGGCCCCGGGGCGCGTTGTCTCGCGGGTCGCCACCGACACCAGGGCGCTTTGCGCCGGGAGCCTCTTTTTCGCGCTCCGGGGGGAACGCTTCGACGGGCACGATTTCGCCGGCCGGGCCGCAGAGGCCGGGGCGGCCGGCGTGGTCGTGAGCCGGGAAGTCGAGTTGCCCCCCTCGGCCGCCGTCCTTGTTGTAAAGGATACCCTGGCGGCCCTGCAGGCGCTGGCCGCCTGGAACCGTTCCGCCCTGGACATGCCCATCGTGGCCGTGACCGGGAGCACCGGCAAGACCACGACCAAGGACCTCATCGCCGCCGTGTTGGGCCGCCGCTGGCCCGTGGTGGCCACGAGGGGGAACTTTAACAACGAAATAGGGGTGCCCCTTACGCTGCTCGACCTTGACGAGAACACCGGCGCCGCCGTCGTTGAGATGGGGATGCGCGGCCCGGGCGAGATCGACTTCTTAAGCCGCCTGGTGAAACCGCTGGCGGCCGTGATCACCAACATCGGCGAGGCCCACATCGAACGCCTGGGAACGGTGGAGAACATCGCCCGGGCCAAGGGCGAGGTCCTGGAACACCTGCCGCCGGAGGGCTTCGCCTTGCTGCACGCCGGAAGCCCCTACCTGCGCGGGCAGGCGCGGCGCACGCCGGCCCGGGTGCTCTACTTCGGTGAGGACCCCGGGGCGGATTACGCCCTTACGGCGTACCGCCCCGAGGCGGGGGGCTGCGTTTTTGAAGCTTCCTGCCGGGGACGGCGGCACGCCTTCCGCCTGGCCCTTGCCGGAAAGCACCAGGCGCTAAACGCCCTGGCGGCCGTCGGGACGGGCATGGAACTCGGCCTGGGACCGGCGGAGGTCGCCGAGGGCCTGGCGGAGGCACGGCTTTCCCCTATGCGGCAGGCCGTTGTCCGGGCAGGGGACCTGACCGTCATCAACGATGCCTATAACGCGAACCCGGCCTCAATGAAGGCCGCACTGGGCTTGCTCGGCGAGATGGCCGGCGGCCGACCGCGGGTCGTGGTCCTCGGTGATATGCTGGAACTGGGATCCCGGGCGCTCGGCGGGCACCGGGAGGTCGGCGCGGCCTGCGCGGCGCTCGGGCTTGACCTTCTCGTCACGGTGGGCGAGCGGGCACGGCTTATCGCCGAGGGGGCCCGCGAGGCGGGGATGGATCCCGCGCGGATCGTCTGCTGCACGGCCAACCCGCAGGCCGTGGCCGCTCTCCGTGAACGCCTTTCCGGCCGGGAGATGGTCCTGGTGAAGGGCTCACGTGGGATGCGCATGGAGGAAATCGTGACCGCCCTGGCAGAGACGGACATCGGTCGTCGGACGGCGGGCGACAGGGAGGCCGGGGCATGAAGCTCGTTCTTCCGGCCGCCGGCATCGCCCTGCTGGTGACCCTGGCCCTGGGGCCGCTGGTTATCCCGCTCCTGCGCACCCTTAAGTTCGGCCAGAGGGTCCGGTCGGACGGGCCCCGGCGGCACCTGCAGAAGGCCGGTACTCCGACCATGGGCGGGGTGATGTTTCTCGCCGGGAGCACGGCGGCCGTGGCCGCCGTGCTGTGGCTGGTCCGCGGGACGCCGGCAGCCGCCGGCGCGGGCGACGGCCTGGCGGTGCTCCTGGTGACCCTGGGCTTCGGCCTCGTGGGTTTCCTGGACGACTTCATCAAGATCGCCTTCCGGCGCCCGCTGGGTTTACGGGCCCGGGAAAAGCTTCTTGGACAGGTCCTGGTGAGCGTGGCCCTGGCGGTGGTCGCCGTTTTCGTCCTTGACCGGGGTACCGCCATCACGCTGCCCTTTTCCGGTTTTCTGGTCCCCGGGGGCCTGAGCCTCGATCCCGGGTGGTGGGGTTTCCTGGCCTTTACGGTCCTGGTTCTGCTGGGGACGGCCAACGCCGTCAACCTCACCGACGGCCTCGACGGGCTGGCGTCGGGCGCGACGGTCATCGCCGCCCTGGCTTTCGCCCTGATCGCCCTGGCGGCGGAGAAAACCTGGGTGGCCGTCGTCCTGGGCGCCCTGGCCGGGGGCTGCATGGGA
The sequence above is a segment of the Thermoanaerobacterales bacterium genome. Coding sequences within it:
- the mraY gene encoding phospho-N-acetylmuramoyl-pentapeptide-transferase, translated to MKLVLPAAGIALLVTLALGPLVIPLLRTLKFGQRVRSDGPRRHLQKAGTPTMGGVMFLAGSTAAVAAVLWLVRGTPAAAGAGDGLAVLLVTLGFGLVGFLDDFIKIAFRRPLGLRAREKLLGQVLVSVALAVVAVFVLDRGTAITLPFSGFLVPGGLSLDPGWWGFLAFTVLVLLGTANAVNLTDGLDGLASGATVIAALAFALIALAAEKTWVAVVLGALAGGCMGFLYYNRYPARVFMGDTGSLALGGGLAAAAVLTRSELFLLFIGGVFVLETLSVILQVISYQLTGRRVFRMAPLHHHFELSGWTEVRVVVTFWVLGAVLALAGLAGMYRLGA
- the murF gene encoding UDP-N-acetylmuramoyl-tripeptide--D-alanyl-D-alanine ligase, translating into MRSCTLGEIAAAVGGVLKQGAPGRVVSRVATDTRALCAGSLFFALRGERFDGHDFAGRAAEAGAAGVVVSREVELPPSAAVLVVKDTLAALQALAAWNRSALDMPIVAVTGSTGKTTTKDLIAAVLGRRWPVVATRGNFNNEIGVPLTLLDLDENTGAAVVEMGMRGPGEIDFLSRLVKPLAAVITNIGEAHIERLGTVENIARAKGEVLEHLPPEGFALLHAGSPYLRGQARRTPARVLYFGEDPGADYALTAYRPEAGGCVFEASCRGRRHAFRLALAGKHQALNALAAVGTGMELGLGPAEVAEGLAEARLSPMRQAVVRAGDLTVINDAYNANPASMKAALGLLGEMAGGRPRVVVLGDMLELGSRALGGHREVGAACAALGLDLLVTVGERARLIAEGAREAGMDPARIVCCTANPQAVAALRERLSGREMVLVKGSRGMRMEEIVTALAETDIGRRTAGDREAGA
- a CDS encoding stage V sporulation protein D, producing MPATNILIRRRTTWLLGATLVILFLLTCRLAYVQFFQGEKLRSQAIDIRMRDIPVEAKRGTIFDRNGRELVTSVSADSIYAIPAQVKDQDGTAARLAPILKMDRADIAKLLKTRASSVYIKRRVDFQTAERVKRERLPGIGLVEESRREYGKESLAAHILGFVGVDNQGLTGIEKTFDSELRGIPGRIAVERDAAGRELPLAERKYFPPVQGHNLVLTIDETIQYFVERELDKIVDTFHPASAVIIVMDPQTGEILGMGNRPTYDPNQWRNYPQQVWDRNPAIWYNYEPGSTFKIITLASALEEKAVSEKDRFYDPGYIKVADRNIHCWKGGGHGSQSLSEVVQNSCNPGFVTIGLNIGIPNFYKYLRAFGFGQFTNLGLPGEAKGILIPEKKATNLNLATMSIGQSVAVTPIQLVTGVSAAVNGGRLMQPYLVKSVTDNQGRVIKSFKPREVRRVVSDQTSRQLREYLENVVLKGTGVNAYIEGYRVGGKTGTAQVVGPSGGYVRGRYVSSFVGFAPADDPRLVTLVMVSEPQGGVYFGSQVAAPYFRSVMQDALRYLGVPEQKGLPKPERVWPYVEPRELAEVTVPQVVNLPVDEAVKDLRAEGLNFLLRGQGDVVYGQVPQAGARVTEGTTVVLDLKPAPTGKAKGDVTMPDLSGMTIKQAGTLLESLELRMEPVGSGIAWRQSVPPGKKVERGTAVRVEFRPPASENGP
- a CDS encoding UDP-N-acetylmuramoyl-L-alanyl-D-glutamate--2,6-diaminopimelate ligase — translated: MRLAELISVLGVLEAGGDLNIEATGLACDSRQVAPGHVFVAVPGHATDGHLFIPQALERGAAALVVERVEPEWAAKAAWARVPDARRALAAAAAFFYGYPARSLRLTGVTGTNGKTTTTHLTRAVYRQAGLATGLIGTIHTLVGDTVLPAERTTPESLDLQRLWRRMVDSGVTHVVMEVSSHALRLGRVAPADFTAAVFTNLTQDHLDFHRDMEDYFAAKALLFTGLPPGGLAVINADDPWGRRLAEMCGERAVTYGVEGGTVRAGGVAVEARGASFRVASPWGGFPLRLKLTGLFNVYNALAAAAAGLAQGIEADAVRAGLEAVSGVAGRFERVDGGQDFTVIVDYAHTPDGLENVLRAARRVTEGRVISVFGCGGDRDQGKRPLMGRISGELADFTIVTSDNPRTEDPLAIIAAIEAGTRAVTARYSIVPDRREAIRAALEMARSGDIVLIAGKGHEDYQIIGMTKCPFDDRLVVREALAEMGYVENNA
- a CDS encoding cell division protein FtsL; its protein translation is MAQEKPNYTYAEQPVAAPPPRERRRPNEDRRWCGAVTILLLVSLVLGVGVSFYSTQVVKVGYNLTTLKQEIARLDAENQNLEAALGRLDSLERVETVATTKLGMVAPSERNVMYVALNPPVDEPPKGEKAAEQVKPGNPGARVALNTTAGEREPDGLWQAFLRVVCQRGTAGAGNG
- the rsmH gene encoding 16S rRNA (cytosine(1402)-N(4))-methyltransferase RsmH codes for the protein MVQEDFRHMPVMLGDVLEALNIRPGGVYVDCTLGGGGHAAAILERLEGTGLLIGLDRDPKALDAAGRRLAPYAGRVRLVRANFNELARIVREQVLAGVDGVLFDLGVSSPQVDEPERGFSYRGDAPLDMRMDPSLPRTAADLVNELPEAELARIIRDYGEERWAERIARRIAAERGKGRIETTGRLAAVVKEAIPAAARRTGPHPARRTFQALRIAVNDELSALSAALVQAVQVVNPGGRIVVLSYHSLEDRIVKECFRDFARTCICPPDLPVCMCHRNPVLKIVTGRPLVPSAGEVAQNPRARSAKLRVAEKLPAVLTGKEGE